The following proteins are encoded in a genomic region of Pseudomonas sp. Os17:
- a CDS encoding DUF4265 domain-containing protein, producing MDNSTAQFHKIIFKLTVDADGYPPVEYESLWGIQRGAGVYELDNTPCYLYGVSKGDWVLTRADAHELIATGVVRQSGHSTLRVFAERESERSSIVQHLRSLGARCILTRGLSLFTVDIAPEVSFCAIDHYLSSITDDQHIAYEDACLQHGAIEPARMSECLSLASLEVQA from the coding sequence ATGGATAACTCGACAGCACAGTTTCACAAGATCATTTTCAAGCTCACCGTCGACGCCGACGGTTACCCACCGGTGGAGTATGAATCGCTGTGGGGCATTCAACGGGGTGCAGGTGTCTATGAGTTGGATAACACGCCCTGCTATCTCTACGGCGTGAGCAAGGGGGACTGGGTGCTGACTCGCGCCGATGCCCACGAGTTGATCGCGACTGGCGTGGTGCGGCAATCCGGGCACTCGACGCTGCGGGTTTTTGCCGAGCGCGAGTCGGAGCGCTCGAGCATTGTGCAGCACCTGCGCAGCCTTGGCGCCCGGTGCATACTTACCCGGGGCCTGTCGCTGTTCACCGTGGACATCGCGCCCGAGGTCAGTTTTTGCGCCATCGACCACTACCTGTCTTCCATCACCGACGACCAACATATCGCTTATGAAGATGCCTGTTTACAGCATGGGGCCATTGAACCCGCGCGCATGAGCGAGTGCTTATCGCTGGCTTCACTTGAGGTTCAAGCATGA
- a CDS encoding DUF4265 domain-containing protein produces MDDENQEISIRVVAGQNDRGPVYEPLHVRRIDDDSYEILYSPGLTLNLAKGDIISIKDPQAPAVVLKRGGNFCIHIYADYIPEDDITALAADVASELGGMLDGRYKGNLTLSVPARNGMDNIAPFFNRFRETTGIEWYYANIYKNLDDTDDEPLLDWWLDQ; encoded by the coding sequence ATGGATGATGAAAACCAGGAAATATCGATTCGCGTTGTCGCGGGGCAAAACGACCGTGGCCCGGTCTATGAGCCGCTGCATGTGCGGCGGATCGATGACGACAGCTACGAGATTCTCTACTCACCGGGGCTGACGCTGAACCTGGCCAAGGGCGACATTATCTCGATCAAGGACCCACAGGCCCCCGCCGTGGTGCTCAAGCGCGGCGGCAACTTCTGCATTCATATTTATGCGGATTACATCCCCGAGGACGACATTACTGCCCTGGCGGCGGATGTGGCGTCCGAACTGGGCGGCATGCTCGACGGGCGCTACAAGGGCAATCTGACCTTGTCGGTGCCGGCGCGAAACGGCATGGACAACATCGCCCCGTTCTTCAACCGTTTCCGCGAGACCACGGGCATCGAGTGGTACTACGCCAACATCTACAAGAACCTCGATGACACCGATGACGAGCCCTTGCTCGATTGGTGGCTGGACCAATGA
- a CDS encoding immunity protein Imm33 domain-containing protein: MNERQQLVCERYDLAPQAPEPMIALATGSLAQSPIYGTRVELPENGTISWFIHCGEHSTAVDFYQPLCTEHLLELLPEVIDYLYLPSGMRFIIDRAGYEDVWQDPE; this comes from the coding sequence ATGAACGAAAGACAGCAGCTTGTCTGTGAGCGCTACGACCTCGCTCCCCAGGCGCCGGAGCCGATGATTGCACTGGCCACCGGTTCCCTGGCGCAGTCGCCCATCTATGGCACCCGGGTCGAGTTGCCGGAGAATGGCACGATCAGTTGGTTTATCCACTGCGGCGAACATTCCACCGCCGTGGATTTCTACCAGCCTCTGTGCACCGAGCATCTGCTGGAGCTGTTGCCGGAGGTGATCGATTACCTGTATCTGCCGAGCGGGATGCGTTTCATCATCGACCGCGCCGGCTATGAAGATGTCTGGCAGGACCCGGAGTGA
- a CDS encoding response regulator transcription factor produces the protein MRVAILDDEPAELARVEQTLREIRGPGEAAWTLHRFERGEDLLRQLRRETFDLLILDWQLPDLSGLSLLRWTREHMDAPPAAIMLTSRDAESDIVQALNTGADDYLSKPFRPNELKARVNAVLRRHGLQRNGSEERQSFNDLTFDDAELTVTRAGAPISLTEREYRLARCLFANLGRPLSREYLYERFWTHEEIASSRPLDTHIYRLRNKLGLTADRGWQLLTIYGYGYRLESVASPDQQGH, from the coding sequence ATGCGTGTCGCGATACTGGATGACGAACCCGCAGAACTGGCACGGGTGGAACAGACACTGCGAGAAATTCGCGGCCCCGGTGAAGCCGCCTGGACCCTGCATCGCTTCGAACGGGGCGAAGACCTGCTACGTCAGCTCCGGCGGGAAACCTTCGACCTGCTGATACTCGACTGGCAACTGCCGGACCTCAGCGGTCTGTCGTTGCTGCGCTGGACTCGGGAACACATGGATGCCCCTCCGGCCGCCATCATGCTCACCAGCCGCGACGCCGAGAGCGATATTGTCCAGGCCCTGAACACCGGCGCCGATGACTACTTGAGCAAACCGTTTCGTCCCAACGAACTCAAGGCCCGGGTCAATGCGGTGCTGCGCCGCCACGGTTTGCAGCGCAACGGCAGCGAAGAGCGCCAGAGCTTCAACGACCTGACCTTCGACGATGCCGAACTGACCGTGACCCGCGCCGGGGCCCCCATCAGCCTGACCGAGCGCGAATACCGCCTGGCCCGCTGCCTGTTCGCCAACCTGGGCCGGCCGCTGTCTCGGGAGTACCTGTACGAAAGGTTCTGGACCCATGAGGAAATCGCTTCCTCACGGCCCCTGGACACCCACATCTACCGCTTGCGCAACAAGCTGGGGCTGACCGCGGATCGCGGTTGGCAGCTGCTGACCATCTACGGCTATGGCTACCGGCTGGAAAGCGTCGCGTCGCCCGACCAGCAGGGCCACTGA
- a CDS encoding FecR family protein translates to MNDLCPSPSVGRLQVACAAVLLAGLILPSCALQAAPQRLPYLDDNQQCRGQPLPATVEHLTGDAWKLDAKGREVALEEGMSIDEKEGVKTSPSAFVSLSLGDGSRVVLPSSSQVTLQLNTQYSIPQVVLEQGQIESYVIKRNSDHDRFQIVTPVGVLGVRGTHFRVRNDDQQSLVEVLNGQVAVSRDEQPPSKTARRSGKHVVDKPAGPLPGEVQVMARQGLRIQKQGELKPVELLAAPRLLGQAGQTGALPVWQLILQPLPGARRYRAQVATDKDFLNIKQEQFSSTPEVNFTGLKAFFYHVRLSAFDEHGLEGETGVYDIFYYPRTTRVQ, encoded by the coding sequence ATGAATGACCTCTGCCCTTCTCCGTCCGTTGGCCGGTTGCAGGTGGCGTGCGCCGCAGTGCTGCTAGCGGGGCTGATCCTGCCATCCTGCGCCTTGCAGGCTGCCCCGCAACGCCTTCCCTACCTGGATGACAACCAGCAATGCCGAGGCCAGCCCTTGCCGGCTACCGTCGAGCACCTGACGGGCGATGCCTGGAAACTGGACGCCAAGGGCCGCGAGGTGGCCCTGGAGGAAGGCATGAGCATCGATGAGAAAGAAGGGGTGAAAACCTCGCCATCGGCTTTCGTCAGCCTGTCCCTCGGGGACGGTTCGCGCGTGGTACTGCCCTCCAGTTCCCAGGTCACCCTGCAACTGAACACGCAATACAGCATTCCTCAGGTGGTCCTGGAACAGGGCCAGATCGAATCCTATGTGATCAAGCGCAACAGCGACCACGACCGTTTCCAGATCGTGACCCCCGTAGGCGTGTTGGGGGTGCGGGGGACTCACTTCCGAGTGCGCAATGACGATCAGCAATCCCTGGTGGAAGTGCTCAACGGCCAGGTGGCGGTGAGCCGCGACGAGCAGCCGCCGAGCAAGACTGCTCGGCGCTCCGGCAAGCATGTTGTGGATAAACCTGCCGGCCCGCTGCCGGGGGAGGTCCAGGTCATGGCGCGCCAGGGATTGCGCATTCAGAAGCAGGGCGAGCTCAAGCCGGTGGAGCTGCTGGCTGCGCCTCGGCTGCTGGGACAGGCCGGGCAAACCGGCGCCCTGCCCGTCTGGCAACTGATCCTGCAACCGTTGCCAGGGGCCCGTCGCTATCGGGCTCAGGTGGCCACCGACAAGGATTTCCTCAACATCAAGCAGGAACAGTTCTCCAGCACCCCGGAAGTGAACTTCACTGGCCTGAAGGCGTTTTTCTATCATGTACGGCTCTCGGCGTTCGACGAGCATGGCCTGGAAGGAGAAACCGGGGTCTATGACATCTTCTACTACCCCAGGACCACTCGTGTTCAATAA
- a CDS encoding CHASE2 domain-containing protein produces MSFWKQRANGREPTQAQRLFRRLVREWLWVGLILLPLTALLSLSQGLALNNLFYDNLRRFTPLPVDPRILLVTIDDYSLQQLGRWPWPRTMHGQLLDRLTDAKVKGVLFDVILSEPGSSVENDTRLAAALCRAGTVFLPVLREGVARYGQDLEEIPPVPVLRHCARGLGHINAQADADGTVRSVYLREGPQQAPRAQLTWLLYQLTEADPLSPLMPGPETPQVARGWLRANPVRIAFIDKAAGFPSVPYVSVLRGEVPAELLRDRLILVGSTAPGLGDRYVTPQSGSQGTTPGVEIQANLLNGLLQHRSIVDLGQWSGMLLSMALTAALLGLLLWRPRHALWITLGCMGLALLGSVLMLRLGYWWSPVASLLGMLLAYLIWNWRRLSVILAYFGWELERLDSEPKVLPERRRSQTPAGDVLQGQIVALEQALSRTRDTRRFIADGLEYLPVATLISDPDGKILLANRNARDVFAHSLVGQPLIAQLAALGYPGLTDGAPVPSLGQLPALEFRDVRRRSLRMELAPLLPVDSDNAIGWLLSLTDLSVERDAEQQRGVLLRFLSHDLRAPHSAILALLDVQSRQPSPPGQVYNQIEQQVRRALELTEAFVQLAKAESEAYQFAPSMFAMLVLDAFDQATTLAQLKQIRLLHDLDEDNEGMILADQSLLTRALFNLLENAIKYSPQGSTVHVAVSCAEGWLRCEIADQGQGIAAADLPQLFGQYQRFASAQGIDGLGLGLAMVKAVVDRHQGRISCRSEVGQGSCFILELPLLQD; encoded by the coding sequence ATGAGTTTCTGGAAGCAGAGGGCCAACGGCCGTGAACCGACCCAGGCCCAGCGTCTGTTTCGCCGCCTGGTACGTGAATGGCTGTGGGTTGGCCTGATACTGCTGCCCCTGACGGCCTTGCTGTCCCTGAGCCAGGGCCTGGCGTTGAACAACCTGTTCTATGACAACCTGCGACGCTTTACCCCGCTGCCGGTCGATCCGCGCATTCTGTTGGTGACCATCGACGACTACAGCCTGCAGCAACTGGGACGCTGGCCCTGGCCCCGGACGATGCATGGACAGTTGCTGGACCGGCTGACGGACGCCAAGGTCAAAGGCGTGCTGTTCGATGTGATCCTCAGCGAGCCCGGCAGCTCTGTGGAAAACGACACCCGGTTGGCCGCCGCCCTGTGCCGCGCCGGCACGGTGTTCCTGCCGGTGCTGCGCGAGGGGGTCGCTCGCTATGGCCAGGACCTGGAGGAAATCCCTCCGGTGCCGGTGCTGCGTCACTGCGCCCGGGGCCTGGGGCATATCAACGCGCAAGCGGATGCCGACGGTACCGTGCGCAGCGTCTACCTGCGCGAAGGTCCGCAGCAGGCGCCGCGGGCGCAGCTTACCTGGTTGCTCTACCAGCTCACCGAAGCCGATCCGCTGTCGCCGCTGATGCCGGGCCCGGAGACTCCGCAGGTGGCCCGGGGCTGGCTGCGAGCCAACCCGGTACGTATTGCCTTTATCGACAAGGCGGCGGGCTTTCCCAGCGTGCCCTATGTCAGCGTGCTGCGTGGCGAGGTGCCCGCCGAGTTGCTGCGTGATCGGCTGATCCTGGTCGGTTCCACCGCCCCGGGGCTGGGCGACCGTTATGTCACCCCGCAATCCGGCAGCCAGGGCACCACGCCGGGGGTGGAGATCCAGGCCAACCTGCTCAATGGGCTTTTGCAGCACCGCAGCATCGTCGACCTGGGCCAGTGGTCGGGGATGCTGTTGTCCATGGCCCTGACCGCCGCCTTGCTCGGGTTGTTGCTCTGGCGGCCGCGTCACGCCTTGTGGATAACCCTGGGTTGCATGGGCCTGGCGCTCTTGGGATCGGTGCTGATGCTGCGCCTGGGCTACTGGTGGTCGCCGGTGGCCAGCCTGCTGGGCATGCTGCTGGCGTACCTGATCTGGAACTGGCGGCGGCTGAGCGTGATCCTGGCCTACTTCGGCTGGGAGCTGGAGCGCCTGGACAGCGAGCCCAAGGTATTGCCGGAGCGCCGTCGTAGCCAGACCCCCGCCGGTGATGTGCTGCAAGGGCAGATCGTTGCCCTGGAACAGGCCCTGAGCCGGACCCGGGATACCCGGCGCTTTATCGCCGATGGCCTGGAGTACCTGCCGGTGGCGACCCTGATCAGTGATCCGGACGGCAAGATTCTGCTGGCCAACCGCAATGCCCGGGACGTGTTCGCCCACTCCCTGGTGGGGCAGCCCTTGATTGCGCAGTTGGCCGCCCTGGGTTACCCGGGCCTGACGGACGGGGCCCCTGTCCCGAGCCTGGGACAGTTGCCGGCCCTGGAGTTTCGCGACGTCCGGCGGCGCAGCCTGCGCATGGAACTGGCGCCCCTGCTGCCGGTGGACAGTGACAACGCCATCGGTTGGTTATTGAGCCTTACCGACCTCAGCGTCGAGCGGGACGCCGAGCAGCAGCGTGGCGTGCTGCTGCGCTTTCTGTCCCACGATCTGCGCGCGCCTCACTCGGCGATCCTCGCGCTGCTGGATGTGCAAAGCCGCCAGCCCTCGCCGCCCGGGCAGGTCTACAACCAGATCGAGCAGCAGGTGCGCCGGGCCCTGGAGCTGACCGAGGCTTTCGTGCAATTGGCCAAGGCCGAGTCGGAGGCCTATCAGTTCGCACCGAGCATGTTCGCCATGTTGGTGCTGGATGCCTTCGACCAGGCCACCACCCTGGCCCAGCTGAAGCAGATCCGCCTGCTGCATGACCTGGATGAAGACAATGAAGGCATGATCCTCGCGGACCAGTCGCTGCTGACCCGGGCCCTGTTCAATCTGCTGGAGAACGCCATCAAGTACAGCCCGCAGGGCTCCACGGTTCATGTTGCGGTGAGCTGTGCCGAGGGATGGCTGCGCTGCGAGATCGCCGATCAGGGCCAGGGGATTGCCGCGGCGGACCTGCCCCAGCTGTTCGGCCAGTACCAGCGCTTTGCCTCGGCCCAGGGCATCGATGGCCTGGGCCTGGGGCTGGCCATGGTCAAGGCGGTGGTGGACCGGCACCAGGGGCGGATCAGCTGTCGCAGCGAGGTCGGCCAGGGCTCCTGTTTCATCCTTGAGCTGCCTTTGTTGCAGGACTGA
- a CDS encoding lysophospholipid acyltransferase family protein, with amino-acid sequence MSILQAIRTFFFYLLLGTSSLLWCSLSFFIAPFLPFKARYRFINVYWCRCALWLTKVFLNIRVEVQGAENVPERPCVIVSNHQSTWETFFLSAYFEPLSQVLKRELLYVPFFGWAMAMLRPIAIDRDNPKAALKQVASKGDELLKDNVWVLIFPEGTRVPYGTIGKFSRSGSALAVNADLPVLPVAHNAGKFWPKTGWAKRAGTITVTIGAPMYAEGSGPRAIAELNDRVAAWNEQAQRDMGSLPPLATSTDKVAV; translated from the coding sequence ATGTCGATCCTGCAGGCCATCAGAACCTTCTTCTTTTACCTGCTGTTGGGCACCAGTTCCTTGCTGTGGTGCTCCCTGAGCTTTTTTATCGCGCCGTTCCTGCCATTCAAGGCGCGCTATCGCTTTATAAACGTCTACTGGTGTCGCTGCGCGCTGTGGCTGACCAAGGTATTTCTGAACATTCGCGTAGAAGTGCAGGGCGCTGAAAACGTCCCGGAGCGGCCCTGCGTGATCGTCTCCAATCACCAGAGCACCTGGGAGACCTTCTTCCTCTCGGCCTATTTCGAGCCTTTGAGCCAGGTCCTCAAGCGTGAGTTGCTGTATGTGCCGTTCTTCGGCTGGGCCATGGCCATGCTGCGCCCCATCGCCATCGACCGCGACAACCCCAAGGCCGCGCTCAAGCAGGTGGCGAGCAAGGGCGACGAACTGCTCAAGGACAATGTCTGGGTGCTGATCTTTCCGGAAGGCACCCGCGTCCCCTACGGCACCATTGGCAAGTTCTCCCGCAGTGGCAGCGCCCTGGCGGTGAACGCCGACCTGCCGGTGCTGCCGGTGGCCCACAACGCCGGCAAGTTCTGGCCGAAGACCGGCTGGGCCAAGCGCGCGGGCACCATCACCGTGACCATTGGCGCACCGATGTACGCCGAAGGCAGCGGGCCGCGCGCCATCGCCGAGCTCAATGACCGGGTGGCGGCCTGGAATGAACAGGCCCAGCGGGATATGGGCTCATTGCCACCATTGGCCACTTCCACGGATAAGGTTGCTGTATGA
- the gmhB gene encoding D-glycero-beta-D-manno-heptose 1,7-bisphosphate 7-phosphatase: MKLLILDRDGVINHDSDAYIKSVQEWIPIPGSIEAIAQLSKAGWTVAVATNQSGIARGYYDLATLDAMHARLRELVAEQGGEVGLIVYCPHGPDEGCACRKPKPGMLQTIAEHYQAELTGLWFVGDSLGDLEAAKAVDSQPVLVKTGKGEKTLGKTLPVGTLIFDDLAAVAAELIHN; encoded by the coding sequence GTGAAACTGCTGATACTCGACCGGGACGGCGTGATCAATCACGACTCCGACGCCTACATCAAATCGGTGCAGGAGTGGATTCCAATCCCCGGCTCGATCGAAGCCATTGCGCAGTTGAGCAAGGCCGGCTGGACGGTGGCAGTCGCCACCAACCAGTCCGGCATCGCTCGCGGCTACTACGATCTGGCCACCCTCGATGCCATGCACGCGCGCCTGCGCGAGCTGGTGGCGGAGCAGGGCGGCGAGGTCGGGCTGATCGTCTATTGTCCCCATGGCCCCGACGAAGGGTGCGCCTGCCGCAAACCGAAACCGGGCATGCTGCAAACCATTGCCGAGCATTACCAGGCAGAACTGACAGGTCTATGGTTTGTCGGTGACAGTCTCGGTGACCTGGAGGCCGCAAAAGCCGTCGACTCTCAGCCAGTATTGGTAAAGACCGGGAAAGGCGAAAAGACTCTGGGGAAAACCCTGCCGGTTGGCACCTTGATTTTTGACGACCTGGCGGCCGTTGCCGCTGAACTTATCCACAATTAG
- the glyS gene encoding glycine--tRNA ligase subunit beta has product MSAQDFLVELGTEELPPKALNTLAEAFLAGIEKGLQSAGLSFQAKHVYAAPRRLAVLITQLATQQPDRSINLDGPPRQAAFDAEGNPTQAALGFAKKCGVELSEIDQSGPKLRYSQSIKGKPTASLLPTIVEDSLNDLPIPKRMRWAARKEEFVRPTQWLVMLLGDDVIDCTILAQKAGRDSRGHRFHHPQSVRITSPANYLADLRAAYVLADANERRELISKRTAELATLQEGTAIVPADLLDEVNALVEWPVPLVCSFEERFLEVPQEALITTMQDNQKYFCLLDVDGKLLPRFITVANIESKDPRQIIEGNEKVVRPRLTDAEFFFKQDKKQKLEDFNLRLQNVVFQEKLGSVYDKAERVSKLAAFIAPRIGGDAQRAARAGLLSKCDLATEMVGEFPEMQGIAGYYYALNDGEPEDVALALNEQYMPRGAGAELPSTVTGAAVAIADKLDTLVGIFGIGMLPTGSKDPYALRRAALGVLRILIEKKFDLDLNDAVAFAVSAFGSKVKAAGLADQVLEFIFDRLRARYEDEGVDVATYLSVRALKPGSALDFDQRVQAVQAFRKLPEAAALAAVNKRVSNLLSKVEGNVPTTVEAKYFDNANEFSLYSAIQQADQAVQPMAAARQYSETLARLAALREPVDAFFEAVMVNAEDAKVRANRYALLARLRGLFLGVADISVLS; this is encoded by the coding sequence ATGAGTGCGCAAGATTTTCTGGTTGAACTGGGCACTGAAGAACTGCCACCCAAAGCCCTGAACACCCTGGCCGAAGCCTTCCTGGCCGGCATCGAGAAAGGCCTGCAGAGCGCCGGCCTGAGCTTTCAGGCCAAGCACGTGTACGCCGCGCCACGGCGCCTGGCGGTACTGATCACCCAGCTGGCCACCCAGCAGCCGGATCGCAGCATCAACCTCGACGGCCCGCCACGCCAGGCGGCGTTCGACGCTGAAGGCAACCCGACCCAGGCAGCCCTGGGCTTTGCCAAGAAGTGCGGCGTCGAACTCAGCGAGATCGATCAGAGCGGTCCGAAACTGCGCTACAGCCAGAGCATCAAGGGCAAGCCGACCGCCAGCCTGCTGCCGACCATCGTCGAAGACTCGCTGAACGACCTGCCGATTCCCAAGCGCATGCGCTGGGCCGCGCGCAAGGAAGAGTTCGTGCGTCCGACCCAATGGCTGGTGATGCTGCTGGGCGACGACGTCATCGACTGCACCATCCTGGCCCAGAAGGCCGGCCGCGATTCCCGTGGCCACCGCTTCCATCACCCGCAAAGCGTGCGCATCACCTCGCCGGCCAACTACCTGGCCGACCTGCGTGCCGCCTACGTGCTGGCCGATGCCAACGAGCGTCGCGAGCTGATCAGCAAGCGCACCGCCGAGCTGGCCACCCTGCAGGAAGGCACGGCGATCGTCCCGGCGGACCTGCTGGACGAAGTGAACGCCCTGGTGGAATGGCCGGTGCCGCTGGTGTGCTCGTTCGAGGAGCGTTTCCTTGAAGTGCCCCAGGAAGCCCTGATCACCACCATGCAGGACAACCAGAAGTACTTCTGCCTGCTGGACGTCGACGGCAAGTTGCTGCCGCGCTTCATTACCGTGGCCAACATCGAGAGCAAGGACCCGCGCCAGATCATCGAGGGCAACGAGAAAGTCGTGCGCCCACGCCTGACCGACGCCGAGTTCTTCTTCAAGCAGGACAAGAAGCAGAAGCTCGAAGACTTCAACCTGCGCCTGCAGAACGTGGTCTTCCAGGAAAAACTCGGCAGCGTCTACGACAAGGCCGAGCGGGTGTCCAAGCTGGCGGCCTTCATTGCCCCGCGCATCGGCGGCGACGCCCAGCGCGCGGCCCGTGCCGGCCTGCTGTCCAAGTGCGACCTGGCCACCGAAATGGTCGGCGAGTTCCCGGAGATGCAAGGCATCGCCGGCTACTACTACGCCCTCAATGACGGTGAGCCGGAAGACGTGGCCCTGGCCCTGAACGAGCAGTACATGCCTCGTGGCGCCGGCGCCGAGCTGCCAAGCACCGTGACCGGTGCCGCCGTGGCCATCGCCGACAAGCTGGACACCCTGGTGGGGATCTTCGGCATCGGCATGCTGCCCACCGGCAGCAAGGACCCCTACGCCCTGCGTCGCGCGGCCCTGGGCGTGCTGCGGATCCTGATCGAGAAGAAGTTCGATCTCGACCTGAACGACGCCGTGGCCTTCGCCGTCAGCGCCTTCGGCAGCAAGGTCAAGGCCGCCGGCCTGGCCGACCAGGTGCTGGAGTTCATCTTCGACCGTCTGCGTGCCCGCTACGAAGACGAAGGCGTGGATGTGGCCACCTACCTGTCGGTACGTGCCCTGAAGCCAGGCTCGGCCCTGGACTTCGACCAGCGCGTGCAAGCCGTGCAGGCCTTCCGCAAGTTGCCGGAAGCCGCCGCCCTGGCCGCGGTGAACAAGCGCGTGTCGAACCTGCTGAGCAAGGTCGAAGGCAATGTGCCAACCACCGTCGAAGCCAAGTACTTCGACAACGCCAACGAGTTCTCCCTGTACTCGGCGATCCAGCAGGCGGACCAGGCCGTACAGCCGATGGCCGCAGCACGTCAGTACAGCGAGACCCTGGCCCGCCTGGCCGCCCTGCGCGAGCCGGTGGACGCCTTCTTCGAGGCGGTGATGGTCAATGCCGAGGACGCCAAGGTGCGGGCCAACCGCTATGCGCTGCTGGCGCGTCTGCGGGGCCTGTTCCTGGGTGTGGCGGATATTTCGGTGCTGAGCTGA
- the glyQ gene encoding glycine--tRNA ligase subunit alpha: MSQPTPAVRTFQDLILALQQYWAEQGCVVLQPYDMEVGAGTFHTATFLRAIGPETWNAAYVQPSRRPTDGRYGENPNRLQHYYQFQVVLKPNPENFQELYLGSLKHVGLDPLVHDIRFVEDNWESPTLGAWGLGWEVWLNGMEVTQFTYFQQAGGIECYPVTGEITYGLERLAMYLQGVDSVYDLVWADGPFGKVTYGDVFHQNEVEQSTYNFEHANVEKLFELFDFYESEAKRLIELDQPLPLPSYEMVLKASHTFNLLDARRAISVTARQQYILRVRTLARSVAQAYLLARAKLGFPMATPDLRDEVLAKLEAAQ, from the coding sequence GTGAGCCAGCCTACGCCAGCCGTGCGTACCTTCCAAGACTTGATCCTCGCCCTCCAGCAGTACTGGGCCGAGCAAGGTTGTGTGGTACTTCAGCCCTACGATATGGAAGTAGGCGCCGGCACTTTCCACACCGCTACATTCCTGCGGGCCATCGGCCCGGAAACCTGGAACGCCGCTTATGTGCAGCCCAGTCGTCGCCCGACTGACGGCCGCTACGGCGAAAACCCCAACCGCCTGCAGCACTACTATCAGTTCCAGGTGGTGTTGAAGCCCAATCCGGAGAACTTCCAGGAGCTGTACCTGGGTTCCCTGAAGCACGTGGGCCTGGACCCGCTGGTGCACGACATCCGCTTCGTCGAGGACAACTGGGAGTCGCCGACCCTGGGCGCCTGGGGCCTGGGCTGGGAAGTCTGGCTCAACGGCATGGAAGTGACTCAGTTCACCTACTTCCAGCAGGCCGGTGGCATCGAGTGCTACCCGGTGACCGGCGAGATCACCTACGGCCTGGAACGCCTGGCCATGTACCTGCAGGGCGTGGACTCGGTGTACGACCTGGTGTGGGCCGACGGCCCGTTCGGCAAGGTCACCTATGGCGATGTGTTCCACCAGAACGAAGTGGAGCAGTCGACCTACAACTTCGAACACGCCAACGTCGAGAAGCTGTTCGAACTGTTCGATTTCTACGAAAGCGAAGCCAAGCGCCTGATCGAGCTGGATCAGCCGCTGCCGCTGCCGAGCTATGAAATGGTCCTCAAGGCCTCGCACACCTTCAACCTGCTGGATGCACGCCGGGCGATCTCGGTGACTGCGCGCCAGCAGTACATCCTGCGTGTGCGCACCCTGGCGCGTTCCGTGGCGCAAGCCTACCTGCTGGCCCGGGCCAAGCTGGGCTTCCCCATGGCAACCCCGGACCTGCGTGATGAAGTGTTGGCTAAGTTGGAGGCGGCACAATGA
- the tag gene encoding DNA-3-methyladenine glycosylase I, which yields MPRCFWCSDDPLYMAYHDQEWGVPLRDAQRLFELLLLEGFQAGLSWITVLKKRERYRQVLFGFDVQRVAQMSDAEIEDLMQDPGIIRNRLKLNAARRNAQAWLELEDPVAFLWSFVGGEPKINHFNDRSEVPAVTPEAEAMSRGLQKAGFTFVGPTICYALMQASGMVMDHTRDCDRYAILAHARLE from the coding sequence ATGCCACGCTGCTTTTGGTGTTCCGACGATCCGCTGTACATGGCTTATCACGATCAGGAGTGGGGCGTGCCGCTGCGCGATGCGCAGCGTCTGTTCGAGTTGTTATTGCTCGAAGGGTTCCAGGCCGGGCTGTCCTGGATCACCGTGCTGAAGAAGCGCGAGCGCTATCGCCAGGTGCTGTTCGGCTTCGATGTGCAGCGCGTGGCGCAGATGAGCGACGCCGAGATCGAAGACCTGATGCAGGACCCCGGCATCATCCGCAACCGCCTCAAGCTCAACGCCGCCCGGCGCAATGCCCAGGCCTGGCTGGAGCTGGAAGACCCGGTGGCCTTTCTCTGGTCCTTCGTCGGTGGCGAGCCGAAGATCAATCATTTCAACGACCGCAGCGAAGTGCCGGCGGTGACCCCGGAGGCCGAAGCCATGAGCCGCGGCCTGCAAAAAGCCGGCTTCACCTTCGTCGGACCGACCATCTGTTACGCGCTGATGCAGGCGTCGGGCATGGTCATGGATCACACCCGCGACTGTGATCGCTACGCCATCCTGGCCCACGCGCGGTTAGAATAG